One Comamonas odontotermitis genomic window, GTTTCTGGAGCAAGGGGTTCATAAGCGAACCATTATCACGCAGCTGCAACGGCTTTGGCGCAGGACGCGGGCAAGCCAGTATCGCTTTGTGTGCCGCCTGTGCGACGTTCGGCCGGTATGCCTAGTTCGGGCTGCCGCGCTGTTGTCTGGCCTTGGCCAGAATGGCGGCAATCATCGCCTTTTTGTCGGAAGGTGCAGCCGGCGTTGCTGGTGTTGTGTCGCCATTCGTAACCTTGCTCGGCATAGGGGTTGGAGCGGATGGGCTGCCTGCCGCACGGATGTTGTTCAAGGCTGCGGACGGACTGCTGACGGCCAAGCGGTCTTCGTCTCCAGCAGGTGTGGCTTGAAGGCCTTTTGCGGGTTTGCGCATGCCGGATGTGCGTCGATTACTATGTTTTTGATAGCGATTGCGTGCTTGTTCAGCCTGTTCCCGACTCCATGCCTCCCAGCCGGTGGCCTCTCCGCTGGCATTGTCCAGTTCGATGCAGTCCACCGGGCACACGGGCAGGCACAACTCGCAGCCCGTACAGGCCTCGGCAATGATGGTGTGCATGCGCTTGTTGGCACCCAGAATGGCATCCGTGGGGCAGACCTTGATGCAGAGGGTGCAGCCGATGCACCAGTTTTCATCGATGCGCGCGAGCACGCGTGGAGCTTCTACGCCATGGTCCGGATTCAATGGCAGCGTGGCGCGGCCTGTGATGGCCGCCAGGCGCGCAATGCCTTCCTCGCCGCCGGGAGGGCATTGGTTGATGGCCGCTGCGCCCGTGGCCACGGCTTCGGCGTAACCTCGGCAGTCAGGGTAGCCGCAGCGCGTGCACTGGGTCTGAGGCAGGGCCTCATCAATGGCATCAATGAAAACAGCCAGCGCTGAGGCTGGCTGCTGGTCGGAGGGAAGGGGATGGGTCACACCGTTTGCAAGTTGCTCTGCTTGGAAACCGTGGATTTTACCGTGCTGGCCTTGGCGGGGAGCTCGCTGTGGGCCAGGATGAAGTCCTTGAGCACGGGGTAGACCATGTTGCGCCAACGCTTGCCGCTGAAGATGCCATAGTGCCCGGCACCCTTGACTTCGAAGTGGCGGTTTCCCGATCCCTTGAGGCCGGTACACAGATCGTGCGCAGCCTGGGTCTGGCCGGAGCCGGAGATATCGTCCAGCTCACCTTCCACCGTCAGCAAGGCGGTGTGCTGGATATCCTGGGGGCGCACCAGTTCTGCTACGCCTTCGGGCGAGCGCACCTGCCAGGTGCCCTTGACGAGGGCAAAGTCCTGGAACACCGTCTTGAGCGTCTCCAGGTAGTAGGCGGCGTCCATGTCCAGCACGGCGTTGTACTCGTCATAGAACTGGCGGTGGTGTTCTGCGCTTTCCTCATCGCCCTTGAGCAGGTCCTTGAAGTAGTCGTAGTGGCTCGTCGCGTGGCGGTCCGGGTTCATGCTGACAAAACCCATGTGCTGCAGAAAGCCCGGGTAGACCTTGCGGCCGGCACCAGGGAAGTTGGCCGGCACCGGGTAGATCACATTGTTTTCGAACCACTGGATATCGTGCGTGGTCGCCAGATTGTTGACTGCGGTGGGCGAGCGGCGTGCATCGATCGGGCCGCCCATCATCGTCATCGACAGCGGCGTCTGCTCTCCACGGCTGGCCATCAGAGATACGGCAGCCAGCACCGGCACGGTGGGCTGGCAGACGCTCACCACGTGGCAGGCACCATAGATTTCCTGAATATGGCGGATGAAATCCTGCACATAGTTCACATAGTCATCCAGATGGAAATCTCCGGACGACTGGGGCACCAAGCGGGCATTGGTCCAGTCGGTGATGTAGACCTTGTGGCCTTCGAGCATGGTGCGCACGGTCTCGCGCAGCAGGGTGGCGTAGTGGCCGGACAGCGGTGCCACGATCAGCACGGCGGGTTGCCCCTTCATGGCAGTGAGGGTGGCTGGATCGTCTGAAAAGCGCTTGAAACGGCGCAGCTCGCAAAATGGCTTGGTCAACTCCACACGCTCGTGCACGGCAATGTCATGGTCGCCAGCGGTGATGGTGTTGATGTTGAATGCGGGTTTCTCGTAATCCTTGCCCAGGCGGTAGAGCAGGTCAAAGCCGGCCGAAGCACGCTGGACAGCGGTGGTCTGACTGACAGGCCACAGGGGATTGCTCAACATCTTGGATGTGGCGTGCGCGTATTCGGCAAACGGCTCCATCAGGGCGCGCTGGGTTTCGTAGAGTTGGTACAGCATCAAAACTCCGTTAATGTTGCATTGCAATATAACAGCACCGTGTTACGCCGAGAATCAAAATTTCTCAGCGTAAACACGGGTGGGGTGGCGCTTCTTGTGTAAACAAATGTTGTTGCCAGCTATGGATCGGCACGAGAGTAGGTGCCAACCCTGGGTGCGAGGGAGGCGTTCGATCCCGTGCTTTCAGGCGGCAGTGCGCCGCGTGGGCTGGTGGTTCTCAAGCCATTCCTCAAACGCTTCCCGGGCGGAGTTGCGCAGGCTGCGGCGGAAGCGCTGCCTGTCCTCCAGGTAGAGGCAATGGCGCATCACCGTGAATGGATTGAAGCTGCTGCTGGGGTAGCGGTGCTGAAAATCGGCCTTGTAGTGGCGCGCCGTGGAAATGTGCTTCTGCACCACGGCAAACAGCCAGGACGCCTGGCGCACGCCAAAATCGTTGACCAGTTCGTCAATGAAGAACTCCACCTTTTGCGGATCGAAATCGTAGCCAGGGAAGTGGCGTTGCCCAAAGGCCACAAATCCAAAGGCGTCCAGTGGCTCGCTGTCATCCGCATAGGGCTGAGGGGCGGCATCTGCCTCATCGTCCGTGTCGACGCGCGACAGGGCCAGCGCCTGGTTGGTCTCGTTGCGGATCTGCAAAAACTCACGATCGGCCAGCTCGAACAGGGCCGACAGGATGTTGATGCGCCGCTTGAGGTTGGTGGGGATCGACTTCTTGTATTTGATCTTGTGGTCCAGCTCGCTCCATGAATCCTGGATGATGGTGCGAATCTGCAACTCGAATGCCTGCTGGGCATACGCCATGTGCTCTGAGAGCTGCGCCTGCTCGTTGTTGAAGCGCAGATCCATGTGGATGCCCTTGTAGCCGAAGTCGGATTCGGAATCCTCCATGGGGGCCGTCTTGTCGGTGATCTCGATCACATCGAAATACTCGCGCACCTTGGCCATGATGGCCGGTGGCTCGTCCTCGTACAGGCACACCACGCGCACACCGATCAGGTCGGTGATGTAGTCGCCGATGGCATAGCTTTCGGTGCGGTCTTCCAGCGCATTGCGGTATTTGCGCTTGAACTTGCGCACCGCTTCTTCAGGGTTCTTGACGCGGCACTCGATCTTGGCGATGTTGACACCGGGCAGGCCCTGAAGAATCGCCTCGATCAGGGCGTTGAAGGAGGCGGCTGCGGCCTTGAGGGTGGGCAGGCGCTGGGCGTATTCCGCCAGGAACTCTTGTTTGCGAAGTTCAAAATCGTGGAATGGCATGCCAGGCTTTCAGGCGGCGTATCAGTTCTGGTTGTCAGGGGGCAGGCTGTCTGCGGGCACGCCAATCTGTGCCTGTGGCGCAAACAAATCCCATACTGCGATGAACAGGGCTGCAATCAGCGGGCCGATGACAAATCCGGTCAGACCAAAGAGGGACAGGCCTCCCAGCGTCGAGATCAGGATCAGGTAATCGGGCATTTTGGTGTCCTTGCCCACCAGCAGGGGGCGCAGGATATTGTCCACCATGCCCATGACTCCGGCGCCATAGGCGGTCAGCACGATGCCTTGCCAGGTGGCACCTGTCGCCAGGAAGTAAATGGCGACTGGTGCCCATACGATGGCCGCACCGACTGCAGGAAGCAGCGACAGGAAGGCCATCACCACACCCCACAGCAGGGCGCCGTCAATGCCGAGAATCCAGAAAATGATGCCGCCCAGAGCGCCCTGGGTTGCTGCCACGGCCAGATTGCCTTTGACGGTGGCGCGCACCACGGTGATGAACTTTGCGCCCAGCTTCTGCTTGTGCGAGTCGTCCAGCGGTACAGCAGCATAGATCTTGCGCACCAGCACCTTGCCATCTCGCAGGAAGAAGAACAGCAGATACAACATGATGCAGAAGCTCACCAGGAAACCCATGGTGTTCTGGCCAATGGCCAGCACCTTGGTGGCCACGTACTGGCTGGCCTGCACCGAAATACCCGAAATCTTTTCCTGAATGACCTTGGGGTCATTGAGGTTGAAGCGGGCCAGCAGATCGATCAGCCACTGGGGCAGGGCGCTGTAGATCTGCTGGAAATACTGGCCAAAATTCATCTGGCCGGTGTGCACACGCTCATAGATCGCGGCGGACTCCTTGGCCAGCGAGATGGACAGCAAAATCAATGGCAGGATCACCAGTACCAGACATAGGGACAGCGTAATCAGGGCCGCAACAGTCGGGTATTTGGGGAATTTGCTACCGATCTTTTTGTGTAAAGGTGTAAACACCACGGCAAAGATCACGCCCCAGAATACGGCTCCCTGAAACGGGAACAACACTGCAAAAAACGCAATGGTGACGGCAATTAACAGCAAGATAAATGCTTTGTCGTGAAGAGATCGGGTGTTGAGCATTGCCATTCAGCCAAAATTAGATAGCGCAAATGTATCTGACTTGGCGGGTCTGTAGCGTCATCCAAAACAGACGTTTGGCGCGGCAGACCCCTGGCCGGACGATATGGGCCGAAAGTGGCACAATAGCCCCCGTTCGGCCCTTCCCAGCCACAGTCGCATCCGCCAACCGGTTCAGCCGTGTCGCGGAAGGTTGTTTATATGCACCAGCTAATGCTTTCCAGAGGAAAGCGGAGGTCAGCGGAGAAAATGAGCGATACAAATTCTGTGTATCAAGCCTACCAAGGCAATACCTATCTTTTCGGTGGCAATGCCCCCTACGTAGAAGAGATGTACGAAAACTACCTGGCCAATCCAGGCAGCGTACCCGATACGTGGCGTGCATACTTTGACGCACTGCAAAATGTCCCCGCAACGGACGGCAGCAACCACAAAGATGTTCCTCATCTCCCTGTCATCAACGCCTTTGCCGAACGTGCCAAACAAGGCGGCACCAAGGTAGTCGTTGCCTCCGGTGCCGATTCGGAGCTGGGCCGCAAGCGCACTGCCGTGCAGCAGCTGATTGCTGCCTATCGCAATGTGGGCACCCGCTGGGCCGACCTGGATCCGCTCAAGCGCCAGGAGCGCCCCGAGATCCCCGAGCTTGATCCAGCGTTCTACGGCTTCACCGACGCCGACCAGGAAACCGTGTTCAATACGAGCAACACGTTCTTCGGCAAGGAGTCGATGACCCTGCGCGATCTGCTCAATGCACTGCGCGAAACCTATTGCGGCACCCTGGGCGCCGAATACATGTATGCCACCGACCAGAACCAGAAACGCTGGTGGCAGCAACGTCTGGAAGCCATTCGCAGCAAACCTGCATTCAATGCCGACCAGAAAAAGCGCATTCTCGACCGCCTGACGGCAGCCGAAGGTCTGGAGCGTTTCCTGCACACCAAGTATGTGGGCCAGAAGCGCTTCTCGCTGGAAGGCGGCGAATCCTTCATCGTGGCGATGGATCAGCTGATCAACGCCGCTGGTGTCAAGGGCGTGCAGGAAATCGTGATCGGCATGGCCCACCGTGGTCGCCTGAACGTGCTGGTGAACACCCTGGGCAAGATGCCCAAGGACCTGTTTGCCGAGTTCGACCACACCGCGCCTGAAGATCTGCCTGCTGGCGACGTGAAGTACCACCAGGGTTTCAGCTCGGACGTGACCACCGCAGGCGGCCCCGTGCACCTGTCGCTGGCCTTCAACCCATCGCACCTGGAAATCGTGAACCCCGTGGTCGAAGGCTCGGTGCGCTCGCGCATGGACCGTCGCAACGACCCTCAGGGCAAGCAAGTGCTGCCCGTGCTGGTGCACGGTGACGCGGCCTTTGCCGGCCAGGGCGTGAACCAGGAAACCCTGGCATTGTCCGAAACCCGTGGCTACACCACGGGCGGCACGGTGCACATCATCATCAACAACCAGATCGGTTTCACCACCTCCGATCCACGCGACCTGCGTTCGACCACGTATTGCACCGACATCGTCAAGATGATCGAGTCGCCTGTGCTCCACGTCAACGGCGATGATCCGGAAGAAGTGGCGCTGGCCATGCAGATGGCTTTGGATTTCCGCATGGAGTTCTCCAAGGACGTCGTGGTGGACATCATCTGCTACCGCAAACTGGGCCACAACGAGCAGGACACGCCAGCGCTGACCCAGCCGCTGATGTACAAGAAGATTGCCCAGCACCCTGGCACGCGCAAGCTGTACGCCGACAAGCTGGGCACGCAAGGCCTGGGCGAGACCCTGGGCGACGACATGGTCAAGGCCTACCGCGCTGCCATGGACGCGGGCAAGCACACGGTCGATCCGGTGCTGACCAACTTCAAGAGCCAGTACGCCGTGGATTGGAGCCCCTTCCTGCACAAGAAGTGGACGGACGCTGCAGACACCGCTATTCCTCTGGCTGAGTGGAAGCGCCTGGCCGAGCGCGTGACGACTCTGCCTGAGTCGGTCAACCCGCACCAACTGGTCAAGAAGGTGTATGACGACCGAGCCGCCATGGGCCGTGGCGACATCAATGTGGACTGGGGCATGGGTGAAACCATGGCCTACGCTTCGCTGGTGGCCTCTGGTTATCCGATCCGCCTGTCCGGTGAGGACAGCGGCCGCGGCACCTTCACCCATCGCCACTCGGTCGTGCACGACCAAAAGCGCGAGAAGTGGGACGAAGGCACCTACATCCCTCTGCAGAACGTGGCCGACAGCCAGGCTCCGTTCACGGTCATCGACTCCATCCTGTCGGAAGAGGCAGTGCTGGGCTTCGAATACGGCTACGCTTCGAACGACCCCAACACCCTGGTGATCTGGGAAGCGCAGTTCGGCGACTTTGCCAACGGCGCTCAAGTGGTGATCGACCAGTTCATCGCCTCTGGTGAAGTGAAGTGGGGCCGCGTCAACGGCATCACGCTGATGCTGCCACACGGCTACGAAGGCCAGGGCCCCGAGCACAGCTCGGCCCGCCTGGAGCGCTTCATGCAGCTGGCGGCAGACCAGAACATGCAGATCACGCAGCCCACCACGGCCAGCCAGATCTTCCACCTGCTGCGTCGCCAGATGGTGCGTCCGCTGCGCAAGCCGCTGATCATCATGACGCCCAAGTCGCTGCTGCGTAACAAGGATGCGACTTCGCCCGTGTCCGAGTTCACCTCCGGTGGCTTCCAGACCGTCATCGGTGAGCGCGACGAGGCCATCGTTGCCAAGGCCGACAAGGTCAAGCGCGTGATCGCCTGCTCGGGCAAGGTGTACTATGACCTGGTCAAGAAGCGTGCCGAAGATGGTACGACTGACGTGGCCATCATCCGCGTGGAGCAGCTGTATCCATTCCCGCACAAGGCCTTCGCTGCGGAACTCAAGAAGTTCGGCAACGCCAAGGAAATCGTGTGGTGCCAGGACGAGCCGCAAAACCAGGGCGCATGGTTCTTCGTGCAGCACTACATCCACGAAAACATGCTCGACGGCCAGAAGCTGGGCTACTCCGGTCGTGCCGCTTCGGCATCGCCTGCCGTCGGTTATTCGCACCTGCACCAGGAGCAGCAAAAGGCTCTGGTGGAAGGCGCATTTGCCAAACTCAAGGGTTTCGTGCTGACCAAGTAAGCACTCAGACAGCTCTTATCAACGAACACAGAAAGAATTCTTATGGCAATCGTAGAAGTCAAAGTTCCTCAGCTGTCCGAGTCGGTCGCTGAAGCCACCATGTTGAACTGGAAGAAGAAGGCTGGCGAAGCTGTTGCAGTCGACGAAATCCTGATCGAGATCGAGACCGACAAGGTCGTTCTGGAAGTGCCTGCCCCGGCTGCTGGCGTTCTGACCGAGATCGTGCAAGGTGATGGTGCCACCGTGGTGGCCGACCAGCTGATCGCCAAGATCGACACCGAAGCCGTGGCCGGTGCTGCAGCGGCTCCTGCTGCTGCGCCTGCACAGGCCGCTGCCGCGCCGGCGCCGGCTGCCGCAGCTCCTGCTGCCACGGGTGGCAGCAAGGGTGATGTGGCCATGCCTGCAGCTGCCAAGCTGCTGGCCGACAACAACCTGCCCGTGGGCGCCGTTGCTGGTTCCGGCAAGGACGGCCGCGTCACCAAGGGTGATGTGCTGGCCGCCGTGGCCGGTGGCGTCAAGTCCACCGCCGCCGTGATTCCTACCGGTGTGCCTGCCAAGTCGCTGCCCCAGGTGGCATCGCCTGCAGGTTCTCAGGACCTGGGCGAGCGCCCAGAGCAGCGCGTGCCGATGAGCCGCCTGCGTGCCCGTATTGCCGAGCGTCTGCTGCAATCGCAGTCGACCAACGCGATCCTGACCACGTTCAACGAAGTGAACATGGCGCCCGTGATGGCGCTGCGCAAGAAGTTCCAGGACGACTTCACCAAGGAACACGGCGTCAAGCTGGGCTTCATGTCCTTCTTCGTGAAGGCTGCAGTGCATGCGCTCAAGAAGTACCCTGTGCTGAATGCATCGGTCGATGGCACCGACATCATTTACCACGGCTACTTCGACATCGGTATCGCCGTGGGCTCGCCACGCGGCCTGGTGGTGCCAATCCTGCGCAATGCCGACCAGATGAGCTTTGCCGACATCGAAAAGAAGATTGCCGAATTCGGCAAGAAGGCGCAAGACGGCAAGCTGGGCATTGAAGACATGACCGGCGGTACCTTCTCCATCTCCAACGGTGGCACCTTCGGCTCAATGATGTCCACCCCCATCATCAACCCGCCTCAATCGGCCATCCTGGGCGTGCACGCCACCAAGGACCGCGCCGTGGTGGAAAACGGCCAGGTCGTGGTTCGTCCGATGAACTACTTCGCCATGTCGTATGACCACCGCATCATCGACGGCCGTGAAGCCGTGCTGGGCCTGGTGGCGATGAAGGATGCGCTGGAAGATCCATCGCGTCTGCTGTTCGACCTGTAATCAGGTCGTCGGGTCGTCATGGCACGTATCTTGGTGATAGCGGCCTCTGCGCTGGTGCTTGCTGCATGCGGCACCACACGTCCTGCCAAGGACGTAACTGCGCAGAGCTGGAGTGGGGATTACCGCTTCCAGTGGCAGGCCAATACCCAGGCCATGCGCCGTGGCGTGCCCGTGCCCGAGAAGGTAGAGATACGCCCGGTGACCACCGTGTCCGTCAAGGATGTGCCGGGCGCCAGGCTGGACAATGGCCCGCAATGGGCCATTTCGTTTGTGGGCGAAGCGGGCAGGCCGCTGCCGCTCAGGCCTTTCAAGGCAGACGGCTACCGGGATTTCGGCTGGGAGCAGCAACGTGCCAGCGGGCAGATCGCCTGCCTCGAATCGGGCGCGTTCATGTTTCTGTGCCGCGTGCCTGCAGGAGCCACGGTTTCGTTTGGCCGTTCGGACGATGAGCAACTGACAAGCAAAACGGGCCTGTTTGGTGTGATCCTGCACCAGGGCAGTTTTGAACTAACACCATTGGAATAATCATGAGCAAGCAATTTGATGTCGTCGTGATCGGCGGCGGCCCCGGTGGCTATGTGGCCGCCATCCGTGCAGCGCAACTGGGCATGGCCGTGGCCTGTATCGACGAGTGGAAGAACGCCGCTGGCGGCCCCGCTCTGGGCGGCACCTGCACCAACGTAGGCTGCATTCCATCGAAGGCGCTGCTGCAGTCGTCCGAATATTTCGAGCACGCCACGCACAGCTTTGCCGACCACGGCATCTCCACCGGCAAGGTGGCCATGGACGTGGCCAAAATGATCGCCCGCAAGGACGGCGTCGTGAAGCAGAACAACGACGGTATCCAGTACCTGTTCAAGAAGAACAAGGTCACCTTCTTCCATGGCCGCGGCTCCTTTGTGAAGGCGGTCGATGGTGGCTACGAAATCAAGGTGGCTGGCAAGGAAGAAGAATCCATCACCGGCAAGCAGATCATTGTTGCCACAGGCTCCAACGCCCGCGCGCTGCCTGGCGTGCCTTTTGATGAAGACAAGATCCTGTCGAACGATGGCGCGCTGCGCCTGGGCGCTACGCCCAAGAAGCTGGGCCTGATCGGCGCTGGCGTGATCGGCCTGGAAATGGGCTCGGTCTGGCGCCGTCTGGGCACCGAAGTGACGGTGCTCGAAGGCATGGACAAGTTCCTGCCCACCGTGGACGAGCAAATCGCCAAGGAAGCAAAGAAGGCTTTCGACAAGCAGGGCCTCAAGATCGAGCTGGGCGTGAAGGTTGGCGAGATCAAGACCGACAAGAAGGGCGTGAACATCAGCTACACCAACGCCAAGGGCGAAGCCCAGCAGCTGGAAGTGGACAAGCTGATCGTGTCGATCGGCCGCGTGGCCAACACCATTGGCCTCAACCCCGAAGCCGTGGGCCTCAAGCTCGACGAGCGAGGTGCGATTGTGGTCGATGACGACTGCAAGACCAACCTGCCAGGCGTGTGGGCGGTGGGCGATGTGGTGCGCGGCCCGATGCTGGCGCACAAGGCCGAAGAAGAGGGCGTTGCCGTGGCCGAGCGTATCGCTGGCCAGCACGGCCATGTGAACTTTGCTACGCTGCCTTCGGTGATCTACACCAGCCCTGAAGTGGCTTGGGTGGGCCGCACCGAGCAGCAGCTCAAGGCCGACGGCGTGGCATACAAGGCAGGCACCTTCCCGTTCCTGGCCAATGGCCGCGCCCGCGCTCTGGGCGACACGACCGGCATGGTCAAGTTCCTGGCCGATGCCACAACCGACGAAATCCTGGGCGTGCATATGGTAGGCCCGATGGTGTCGGAGCTGATCTCCGAAGCTGTGGTGGCGATGGAGTTCAAGGCATCGAGCGAAGATATCGCTCGTATCTGCCACGCCCACCCATCGCTGTCGGAATCGACCAAGGAAGCGGCTCTGGCTGTGGACAAGCGCACCTTGAACTTCTGATCCAGACCCTCAGCCCTGCGATGACTTTTCGAGCGTCGCCCGGTTGAGAGATGGAAGCATCAGAAGTTTGACGAAAAATAGCCTCTACCGCTTGCTCAATGCGCGGTAGGGGCTATGTAATTTATAGCAATAGAGACTGAGACATCTATGGGCACCGCGGTAAGAGATGCATACGAGGCCGAGATTGCGGCCAAAGGTTTTCACAGCGATCCGGCGCAGCTGCGCGCGGTCGATGCCTTGCAGCGCTGTGCCGATGAATGGGAACAGTACAAAAGCAAGCGCTCCAACGCACTCAAGAAGCTGATCAACCACCCCGATATTCCCAAGGGCGTCTACATGTATGGCGGTGTGGGCCGGGGCAAGAGCTTTCTGATGGATTGCTTCTTCAACGCTGTGCCCATCCGGCGCAAGGTGCGGCTGCACTTTCATGAGTTCATGCGCGAAGTGCAGCGCGAGCTCACCCTGCTCAAAGGTACGCAGGATCCGCTGGATGTTCTGGGCGCGCAGATTGCCAAGAAGTACAAGCTGATTTGTTTTGACGAGTTTCACGTGGCGGACATCACCGATGCGATGATCCTCTACCGCCTGCTGCTGGCGCTGTTCGACAATGGCGTGGGCTTTGTCACCACCTCCAACTTCAAACCTGACGATCTGTACCCCGATGGGCTGCACCGCGACCGCATCCTGCCCGCAATTGAACTGCTCAATGCGCGCATGGAAATCGTCAATGTGGACAACGGCACCGACTACCGCCGCCGTACTCTGGAGAAGGTCACCCTCTACCACTGCCCATTGGGCCCGGAGGCAGACCAGGCCATGCAGGAGGCCTTCAACCAGCTGGCCGAAGTGCCGGACGAGAAGCCTGTGTTCAAGATCGAATCCCGCGAGCTGCGCCCGCTCCGCCGTGCCGGGGGGGTGATCTGGTTCGATTTTCATGAGCTGTGCGTGAACCCGCGCTCGCAAAACGACTATCTGGAGCTGGCAAGCCAGTTCCACACGGTTTTGCTGTCCAATGTGCCCTATATGCCAGTCAACATGGCTTCGCCTGCGCGGCGCTTTACCTGGCTGGTGGATGTGCTGTATGACCGCCGCGTCAAGCTCATCCTGTCGGCTGCGGTGCCGCCCGAACAGTTGTATACCGAAGGGCCGCTGGTGCATGAGTTTCCGCGCACGGTCTCGCGCCTCAATGAAATGCAGTCGCAGGAGTACCTGTCGCTGGAGCGGCGCGTGGTGGACACGGCCCTGACCTGAAAGAGCAAACGATGAACGCAAGCTTGAAACTGCTCGGTGCTGTATTGCTGGTTGCCTGCTCTGTGGGGTCTGCCCAGGCCGCAGAAATGGATGCGGCCGAGCGCCAGGCGGCGCGTGCGGAAATATCCAGAGAGCGCGCAGCCAACGACAAACAGCTCGCAGACAACGAAAAGATCTGCTACCAGCACTTTGCAGTCACCGATTGCCTGAAAAAGGTGCGGGCCGAGGCCAATCACCGCGACCGCGAACTGCGCCAGCGTGAGCTGGCCATCAACGCCGATGAGCGGGCCGAGCGCACCGCCAAACAGCGCGGAGCCCGTGAAAAGAAGCAGGCTGAGTTCGATGCCAAGCACCGCAACGACGGTGCCGACAGCGGCGCCTTGAACAAGGAAGACCTGGAGCAACGCCAGCGCGAACATGAAGCCCAGGCGGCGGGCCGCAGCAAGAAGCCGGCACGCAGTCCGCAGGAAATTGAAGCGGAGCAGCAACGCCGCCAGCATGACGCCGCACAGCGCGCCACGCAGCACGAGCAAAAGCTCGGCAGCAAGCAGCGGGCCCAGCAGCGCCGGGCCGCAGAGGAGGGCGACAATGTGGAGCAGGCGCGCCAGGAATACGATGCCAAGCAGCAGGACGCGGCCAAACGCCAGGCAGAGCACGCCCGCCGCATGCAGGAGCAGAGCAAATCGCGCAAGGCAGCGCCATTGCCAGTGCCGGAATG contains:
- the odhB gene encoding 2-oxoglutarate dehydrogenase complex dihydrolipoyllysine-residue succinyltransferase, whose amino-acid sequence is MAIVEVKVPQLSESVAEATMLNWKKKAGEAVAVDEILIEIETDKVVLEVPAPAAGVLTEIVQGDGATVVADQLIAKIDTEAVAGAAAAPAAAPAQAAAAPAPAAAAPAATGGSKGDVAMPAAAKLLADNNLPVGAVAGSGKDGRVTKGDVLAAVAGGVKSTAAVIPTGVPAKSLPQVASPAGSQDLGERPEQRVPMSRLRARIAERLLQSQSTNAILTTFNEVNMAPVMALRKKFQDDFTKEHGVKLGFMSFFVKAAVHALKKYPVLNASVDGTDIIYHGYFDIGIAVGSPRGLVVPILRNADQMSFADIEKKIAEFGKKAQDGKLGIEDMTGGTFSISNGGTFGSMMSTPIINPPQSAILGVHATKDRAVVENGQVVVRPMNYFAMSYDHRIIDGREAVLGLVAMKDALEDPSRLLFDL
- the lpdA gene encoding dihydrolipoyl dehydrogenase codes for the protein MSKQFDVVVIGGGPGGYVAAIRAAQLGMAVACIDEWKNAAGGPALGGTCTNVGCIPSKALLQSSEYFEHATHSFADHGISTGKVAMDVAKMIARKDGVVKQNNDGIQYLFKKNKVTFFHGRGSFVKAVDGGYEIKVAGKEEESITGKQIIVATGSNARALPGVPFDEDKILSNDGALRLGATPKKLGLIGAGVIGLEMGSVWRRLGTEVTVLEGMDKFLPTVDEQIAKEAKKAFDKQGLKIELGVKVGEIKTDKKGVNISYTNAKGEAQQLEVDKLIVSIGRVANTIGLNPEAVGLKLDERGAIVVDDDCKTNLPGVWAVGDVVRGPMLAHKAEEEGVAVAERIAGQHGHVNFATLPSVIYTSPEVAWVGRTEQQLKADGVAYKAGTFPFLANGRARALGDTTGMVKFLADATTDEILGVHMVGPMVSELISEAVVAMEFKASSEDIARICHAHPSLSESTKEAALAVDKRTLNF
- the zapE gene encoding cell division protein ZapE; this encodes MGTAVRDAYEAEIAAKGFHSDPAQLRAVDALQRCADEWEQYKSKRSNALKKLINHPDIPKGVYMYGGVGRGKSFLMDCFFNAVPIRRKVRLHFHEFMREVQRELTLLKGTQDPLDVLGAQIAKKYKLICFDEFHVADITDAMILYRLLLALFDNGVGFVTTSNFKPDDLYPDGLHRDRILPAIELLNARMEIVNVDNGTDYRRRTLEKVTLYHCPLGPEADQAMQEAFNQLAEVPDEKPVFKIESRELRPLRRAGGVIWFDFHELCVNPRSQNDYLELASQFHTVLLSNVPYMPVNMASPARRFTWLVDVLYDRRVKLILSAAVPPEQLYTEGPLVHEFPRTVSRLNEMQSQEYLSLERRVVDTALT